One segment of Phragmites australis chromosome 13, lpPhrAust1.1, whole genome shotgun sequence DNA contains the following:
- the LOC133888113 gene encoding uncharacterized aarF domain-containing protein kinase At1g71810, chloroplastic isoform X3, translating into MLLLPHRAAPAPALRGKPAVQATPPRRRPRRRPVQPPLATAPASVAVNSDEDAFTRCSGYLFEEGVATEVELPTAYDLPGIAAVYRRRPFLVLRRSLQIGTSFGRWFALRYLDRVNERSDDMFELRAAQLRRILLELGPAFVKIAQAVSSRPDVIPPAYLDELSLLQDRIAPFSTEVAFNIIENELGLPLDMIFSEISPEPVAAASLGQVYQARLLSNGKLVAVKVQRPGVQAAISLDIFILRFLAGFARKAAKLNTDLPAVLDEWASSLFREMDYRAEARNGLKFRELYGKFRDVLVPEMYLEQTRKRVLIMEWVEGEKLSEVRDQYLVEVGVYCSLSQLLEYGFYHADPHPGNLLRTIDGKLAYLDFGMMGEFRQELRDGFIEACLHLVNRDFDALAKDFITLGLLPPTSQKGEVTKALTGVFENAVNRGVQNISFGDLSGNLGRTMYKFKFQIPSYFSLVIRSLAVLEGIAISFNPNYKVLSSSYPWIARKVLTDNSPNLRSTLQTLLYKDGAFQIDRLESLLTESLRARTEQSLVRNQQEDVDSTRYAIKQVLSFTLTKQGAFVKDLLLQEIAKGSSKNWYRALQSRQKYHPVVPNNAEFQKTCLLVLPPLGLNKL; encoded by the exons ATGCTTCTCCTCCCCCACCGCGCAGCCCCCGCCCCCGCTCTGCGAGGGAAGCCAGCCGTGCAGGCCACACCACCAAGGCGTCGGCCTCGCCGGCGACCGGTGCAGCCTCCCCTCGCCACTGCGCCCGCTTCCGTCGCGGTCAACTCCGACGAGGACGCCTTCACCAGGTGCTCCGGGTACCTGTTCGAGGAGGGCGTGGCCACCGAGGTGGAGCTCCCCACTGCCTACGACCTCCCTGGCATCGCCGCCGTGTACCGCCGCCGCCCGTTCCTCGTGCTCCGGCGCTCGCTGCAGATCGGCACCTCCTTCGGACGGTGGTTCGCGCTGCGGTACCTCGACCGCGTCAACGAGCGCTCCGACGACATGTTCGAG CTTCGGGCGGCTCAGCTCAGGAGGATACTATTGGAACTTGGCCCG GCATTTGTGAAGATTGCGCAAGCAGTTTCATCACGACCG GACGTGATTCCACCTGCATACCTGGATGAACTCTCACTACTTCAGGACCGCATAGCACCATTTTCAACCGAGGTTGCTTTTAACATTATAGAAAATGAGCTTGGGCTGCCACTGGACATGATTTTCTCTGAGATATCACCAGAACCTGTTGCTGCTGCATCTCTTGGGCAG GTTTACCAGGCTAGGCTTCTTTCCAATGGGAAGCTCGTCGCTGTCAAAGTACAAAGACCTGGAGTTCAAGCAGCAATTTCATTGGATATCTTTATCTTGAGGTTCCTTGCTGGTTTTGCAAGGAAGGCTGCCAAGTTGAACACGGACCTTCCG GCAGTGCTTGACGAATGGGCATCAAGCCTATTTCGG GAGATGGATTATAGAGCAGAAGCAAGAAATGGACTTAAGTTCAG AGAATTGTATGGAAAATTTAGAGATGTGCTGGTTCCTGAAATGTATCTGGAACAGACTAGAAAGCGAGTCCTTATCATGGAATGGGTTGAG GGAGAAAAGTTGTCAGAAGTTAGAGATCAATATTTGGTTGAG GTTGGAGTATACTGTTCGCTTTCCCAGCTACTAGAATATGGATTTTATCATGCAGACCCACACCCCGGAAATCTTTTGCGTACAATTGATGGGAAGCTAGCCTACTTAG ATTTCGGAATGATGGGAGAATTCCGACAAGAACTTCGTGACGGATTTATCGAAGCTTGTCTTCATCTTGTTAACCGTGATTTTGATGCTTTAGCAAAAGATTTTATAACTCTTGG TTTGCTTCCTCCAACTTCTCAGAAGGGTGAAGTCACAAAGGCATTGACAG GTGTATTTGAGAATGCTGTTAACAGAGGAGTTCAAAATATAAGCTTTGGAGATCTGTCAGGGAATCTTGGACGAACAAT GTATAAATTCAAGTTCCAGATACCTTCGTACTTTTCTCTTGTAATTCGAAG CCTTGCTgtcttggaaggtattgcgaTCAGCTTTAATCCAAACTATAAAGTGTTGAGCAGTTCATACCCATGGATTGCGAGAAAAGTTCTCACTGACAACTCACCAAATCTTCGATCGACTTTGCAGACTCTTCTTTATAAG GATGGCGCTTTCCAAATTGACCGCCTGGAATCTTTATTAACTGAG TCGCTTAGGGCCAGAACAGAGCAGTCATTGGTCAGAAATCAGCAAGAAGATGTTGATAGTACGAGATATGCGATTAAGCAAGTCTTGTCATTCACACTCACTAAACAG GGTGCCTTTGTGAAGGATTTACTTCTTCAGGAGATTGCAAAG GGGAGTTCTAAAAATTGGTATCGAGCTTTGCAGTCAAGGCAGAAATACCATCCTGTTGTTCCAAATAATGCAGAATTTCAAAAAACATGCCTTCTCGTTCTGCCTCCTTTGGGTCTCAATAAACTTTGA
- the LOC133888115 gene encoding stress enhanced protein 2, chloroplastic-like: MAAAARAIICELAPQKAAGASVPTPPRKRDGGKIMLQPRLCTLRSYGAGSGVVTRRILTGEEEAGAGGADSGGSSPFFASLADYIESSRKSQDFETISGRLAMLAFAAAVAVEVTTGSSLFKKLDMMEIEEAAGVCVAVVACAAAFAWASSARSRIGQMFTLGCNAFVDSLIDNIVEALFSEGELQDWSDDV; the protein is encoded by the exons ATGGCGGCCGCAGCGCGCGCGATCATCTGCGAGCTGGCGCCGCAGAAGGCGGCGGGGGCGTCGGTGCCCACGCCGCCGCGGAAGCGCGACGGCGGGAAGATCATGCTGCAGCCTCGGCTGTGCACGCTCCGGTCGTACGGCGCCGGCAGCGGCGTGGTGACGCGGAGGATCCTgactggggaggaggaggctggggcCGGTGGCGCGGACTCGGGAGGCTCCTCCCCGTTCTTCGCGTCGCTCGCCGACTACATCGagagctcccgcaagagccagGACTTCGAGACCATCTCCGGCCGCCTCGCCATG CTCGCATTCGCGGCGGCCGTTGCGGTGGAGGTGACGACGGGCAGCTCGCTGTTCAAGAAGCTGGACATGATGGAgatcgaggaggcggcgggtgTGTGCGTGGCCGTGGTGGCCTGCGCCGCCGCGTTCGCCTGGGCCTCCAGCGCGCGCAGCAGGATCGGCCAGATGTTCACGCTGGGTTGCAACGCCTTCGTCGACTCCCTAATCGACAATATCGTCGAGGCCCTCTTCTCCGAGGGCGAGCTGCAGGACTGGTCCGACGATGTATAA
- the LOC133888114 gene encoding uncharacterized protein LOC133888114 encodes MAIVAVLAAPTASSAAPRRCWRAAAASSSAASGVGLKALQSAIDKKSSDDVKQALDQLRELGWAKRWSSQPYVSRRTTSLRELTTLGIKNAETLAIPSVRNDAAFLFTVVGTTGFLAVLAGQLPGDWGFFVPYLIGSISLIVLAVGSVAPGLLQAAIGAFSTVFPDYQERIARHEAAHFLVAYLIGLPILGYSLDIGKEHVNLVDEQLQKLIYSGQLDQKELDRLAVVSMAGLAAEGLEYDKAVGQSADLFTLQRFINRTKPQLSKDQQQNLTRWAVLFAASLLKNNKAAHEALMSAMSQKASVLGCIEAIENAS; translated from the exons ATGGCGATCGTGGCCGTGCTTGCCGCGCCCACCGCGAGCTCCGCAGCGCCGCGACGCTGTTGGCGTGCCGCGGCAGCGTCCTCCTCGGCGGCTTCCGGAGTGGGCCTCAAAGCGCTCCAGTCCGCCATCGACAAG AAGAGCAGCGATGATGTCAAGCAGGCGCTGGACCAGCTGAGAGAGCTGGGATGGGCCAAGAGGTGGAGCTCGCAGCCGTACGTGTCGCGCCGCACG ACATCTCTGCGAGAGCTCACTACCCTGGGAATCAAGAATGCTGAGACCCTTGCGATTCCAAGTGTTAGAAATGAT GCAGCATTTTTGTTTACGGTTGTCGGTACCACTGGATTCTTAGCCGTCCTTGCAGGCCAGCTTCCTGGG GATTGGGGCTTCTTTGTTCCCTACTTGATTGGAAGCATTTCATTGATAGTATTGGCTGTCGGAAGCGTTGCTCCAGG TCTTCTGCAAGCAGCGATTGGAGCGTTTTCCACAGTGTTTCCTGACTATCAGGAGAGAATTGCTAGGCATGAAGCTGCTCATTTTTTGG TTGCCTATTTGATTGGCCTCCCTATCTTGGGATATTCTTTGGACATTGGAAAGGAGCATGTTAATTTGGTAGATGAGCAGTTACAAAAGCTAATATACAGTGGGCAGCTTGATCAAAAGGAACTAGACAG GTTAGCTGTAGTTTCAATGGCCGGACTGGCTGCTGAAGGTCTAGAATATGACAAAGCCGTAGGTCAATCAGCAGACCTTTTCACCCTTCAG AGGTTCATAAACAGAACTAAGCCGCAACTAAGCAAAGATCAGCAACAAAACCTTACCAGATGGGCA GTCCTGTTTGCTGCATCACTTCTGAAGAACAACAAAGCGGCCCATGAAGCTCTCATGTCTGCAATGTCCCAGAAGGCCAGCGTGTTGGGGTGCATTGAAGCGATAGAGAACGCCTCTTGA
- the LOC133888113 gene encoding uncharacterized aarF domain-containing protein kinase At1g71810, chloroplastic isoform X1 has product MLLLPHRAAPAPALRGKPAVQATPPRRRPRRRPVQPPLATAPASVAVNSDEDAFTRCSGYLFEEGVATEVELPTAYDLPGIAAVYRRRPFLVLRRSLQIGTSFGRWFALRYLDRVNERSDDMFELRAAQLRRILLELGPAFVKIAQAVSSRPDVIPPAYLDELSLLQDRIAPFSTEVAFNIIENELGLPLDMIFSEISPEPVAAASLGQVYQARLLSNGKLVAVKVQRPGVQAAISLDIFILRFLAGFARKAAKLNTDLPAVLDEWASSLFREMDYRAEARNGLKFRELYGKFRDVLVPEMYLEQTRKRVLIMEWVEGEKLSEVRDQYLVEVGVYCSLSQLLEYGFYHADPHPGNLLRTIDGKLAYLDFGMMGEFRQELRDGFIEACLHLVNRDFDALAKDFITLGLLPPTSQKGEVTKALTGVFENAVNRGVQNISFGDLSGNLGRTMYKFKFQIPSYFSLVIRSLAVLEGIAISFNPNYKVLSSSYPWIARKVLTDNSPNLRSTLQTLLYKDGAFQIDRLESLLTESLRARTEQSLVRNQQEDVDSTRYAIKQVLSFTLTKQGAFVKDLLLQEIAKGIDALGVATLSSATSAAASRLPFAGGPSPSPSLDDEDVTNLRNLYRLLLLSKVPQTENSSAIPGNNSTIEKEGGSTNEIPLALYEMTSLPEFWSVLSIISELPPESQHQLLLLPADLTNRVLSRAFARTIRRMFI; this is encoded by the exons ATGCTTCTCCTCCCCCACCGCGCAGCCCCCGCCCCCGCTCTGCGAGGGAAGCCAGCCGTGCAGGCCACACCACCAAGGCGTCGGCCTCGCCGGCGACCGGTGCAGCCTCCCCTCGCCACTGCGCCCGCTTCCGTCGCGGTCAACTCCGACGAGGACGCCTTCACCAGGTGCTCCGGGTACCTGTTCGAGGAGGGCGTGGCCACCGAGGTGGAGCTCCCCACTGCCTACGACCTCCCTGGCATCGCCGCCGTGTACCGCCGCCGCCCGTTCCTCGTGCTCCGGCGCTCGCTGCAGATCGGCACCTCCTTCGGACGGTGGTTCGCGCTGCGGTACCTCGACCGCGTCAACGAGCGCTCCGACGACATGTTCGAG CTTCGGGCGGCTCAGCTCAGGAGGATACTATTGGAACTTGGCCCG GCATTTGTGAAGATTGCGCAAGCAGTTTCATCACGACCG GACGTGATTCCACCTGCATACCTGGATGAACTCTCACTACTTCAGGACCGCATAGCACCATTTTCAACCGAGGTTGCTTTTAACATTATAGAAAATGAGCTTGGGCTGCCACTGGACATGATTTTCTCTGAGATATCACCAGAACCTGTTGCTGCTGCATCTCTTGGGCAG GTTTACCAGGCTAGGCTTCTTTCCAATGGGAAGCTCGTCGCTGTCAAAGTACAAAGACCTGGAGTTCAAGCAGCAATTTCATTGGATATCTTTATCTTGAGGTTCCTTGCTGGTTTTGCAAGGAAGGCTGCCAAGTTGAACACGGACCTTCCG GCAGTGCTTGACGAATGGGCATCAAGCCTATTTCGG GAGATGGATTATAGAGCAGAAGCAAGAAATGGACTTAAGTTCAG AGAATTGTATGGAAAATTTAGAGATGTGCTGGTTCCTGAAATGTATCTGGAACAGACTAGAAAGCGAGTCCTTATCATGGAATGGGTTGAG GGAGAAAAGTTGTCAGAAGTTAGAGATCAATATTTGGTTGAG GTTGGAGTATACTGTTCGCTTTCCCAGCTACTAGAATATGGATTTTATCATGCAGACCCACACCCCGGAAATCTTTTGCGTACAATTGATGGGAAGCTAGCCTACTTAG ATTTCGGAATGATGGGAGAATTCCGACAAGAACTTCGTGACGGATTTATCGAAGCTTGTCTTCATCTTGTTAACCGTGATTTTGATGCTTTAGCAAAAGATTTTATAACTCTTGG TTTGCTTCCTCCAACTTCTCAGAAGGGTGAAGTCACAAAGGCATTGACAG GTGTATTTGAGAATGCTGTTAACAGAGGAGTTCAAAATATAAGCTTTGGAGATCTGTCAGGGAATCTTGGACGAACAAT GTATAAATTCAAGTTCCAGATACCTTCGTACTTTTCTCTTGTAATTCGAAG CCTTGCTgtcttggaaggtattgcgaTCAGCTTTAATCCAAACTATAAAGTGTTGAGCAGTTCATACCCATGGATTGCGAGAAAAGTTCTCACTGACAACTCACCAAATCTTCGATCGACTTTGCAGACTCTTCTTTATAAG GATGGCGCTTTCCAAATTGACCGCCTGGAATCTTTATTAACTGAG TCGCTTAGGGCCAGAACAGAGCAGTCATTGGTCAGAAATCAGCAAGAAGATGTTGATAGTACGAGATATGCGATTAAGCAAGTCTTGTCATTCACACTCACTAAACAG GGTGCCTTTGTGAAGGATTTACTTCTTCAGGAGATTGCAAAG GGAATAGATGCACTTGGAGTAGCCACATTAAGCTCTGCAACATCTGCAGCGGCCTCCAGATTGCCATTTGCTGGTGGTCCATCCCCATCACCCTCACTGGACGACGAGGATGTCACTAACTTGAGAAATCTATATCGCCTTCTACTTTTATCTAAGGTTCCTCAGACGGAAAATTCATCTGCT ATTCCTGGAAATAACAGTACCATAGAGAAGGAAGGTGGTAGCACAAATGAAATTCCTCTTGCGCTATATGAAATGACATCTCTGCCAGAATTTTGGTCAGTTCTTTCCATCATTTCTGAG CTTCCACCGGAGTCCCAACATCAGTTGCTTCTCCTGCCAGCGGATTTAACTAATCGTGTTTTATCTCGGGCTTTTGCAAGAACCATTAGAAGaatgttcatataa
- the LOC133888113 gene encoding uncharacterized aarF domain-containing protein kinase At1g71810, chloroplastic isoform X2, with protein sequence MLLLPHRAAPAPALRGKPAVQATPPRRRPRRRPVQPPLATAPASVAVNSDEDAFTRCSGYLFEEGVATEVELPTAYDLPGIAAVYRRRPFLVLRRSLQIGTSFGRWFALRYLDRVNERSDDMFELRAAQLRRILLELGPAFVKIAQAVSSRPVYQARLLSNGKLVAVKVQRPGVQAAISLDIFILRFLAGFARKAAKLNTDLPAVLDEWASSLFREMDYRAEARNGLKFRELYGKFRDVLVPEMYLEQTRKRVLIMEWVEGEKLSEVRDQYLVEVGVYCSLSQLLEYGFYHADPHPGNLLRTIDGKLAYLDFGMMGEFRQELRDGFIEACLHLVNRDFDALAKDFITLGLLPPTSQKGEVTKALTGVFENAVNRGVQNISFGDLSGNLGRTMYKFKFQIPSYFSLVIRSLAVLEGIAISFNPNYKVLSSSYPWIARKVLTDNSPNLRSTLQTLLYKDGAFQIDRLESLLTESLRARTEQSLVRNQQEDVDSTRYAIKQVLSFTLTKQGAFVKDLLLQEIAKGIDALGVATLSSATSAAASRLPFAGGPSPSPSLDDEDVTNLRNLYRLLLLSKVPQTENSSAIPGNNSTIEKEGGSTNEIPLALYEMTSLPEFWSVLSIISELPPESQHQLLLLPADLTNRVLSRAFARTIRRMFI encoded by the exons ATGCTTCTCCTCCCCCACCGCGCAGCCCCCGCCCCCGCTCTGCGAGGGAAGCCAGCCGTGCAGGCCACACCACCAAGGCGTCGGCCTCGCCGGCGACCGGTGCAGCCTCCCCTCGCCACTGCGCCCGCTTCCGTCGCGGTCAACTCCGACGAGGACGCCTTCACCAGGTGCTCCGGGTACCTGTTCGAGGAGGGCGTGGCCACCGAGGTGGAGCTCCCCACTGCCTACGACCTCCCTGGCATCGCCGCCGTGTACCGCCGCCGCCCGTTCCTCGTGCTCCGGCGCTCGCTGCAGATCGGCACCTCCTTCGGACGGTGGTTCGCGCTGCGGTACCTCGACCGCGTCAACGAGCGCTCCGACGACATGTTCGAG CTTCGGGCGGCTCAGCTCAGGAGGATACTATTGGAACTTGGCCCG GCATTTGTGAAGATTGCGCAAGCAGTTTCATCACGACCG GTTTACCAGGCTAGGCTTCTTTCCAATGGGAAGCTCGTCGCTGTCAAAGTACAAAGACCTGGAGTTCAAGCAGCAATTTCATTGGATATCTTTATCTTGAGGTTCCTTGCTGGTTTTGCAAGGAAGGCTGCCAAGTTGAACACGGACCTTCCG GCAGTGCTTGACGAATGGGCATCAAGCCTATTTCGG GAGATGGATTATAGAGCAGAAGCAAGAAATGGACTTAAGTTCAG AGAATTGTATGGAAAATTTAGAGATGTGCTGGTTCCTGAAATGTATCTGGAACAGACTAGAAAGCGAGTCCTTATCATGGAATGGGTTGAG GGAGAAAAGTTGTCAGAAGTTAGAGATCAATATTTGGTTGAG GTTGGAGTATACTGTTCGCTTTCCCAGCTACTAGAATATGGATTTTATCATGCAGACCCACACCCCGGAAATCTTTTGCGTACAATTGATGGGAAGCTAGCCTACTTAG ATTTCGGAATGATGGGAGAATTCCGACAAGAACTTCGTGACGGATTTATCGAAGCTTGTCTTCATCTTGTTAACCGTGATTTTGATGCTTTAGCAAAAGATTTTATAACTCTTGG TTTGCTTCCTCCAACTTCTCAGAAGGGTGAAGTCACAAAGGCATTGACAG GTGTATTTGAGAATGCTGTTAACAGAGGAGTTCAAAATATAAGCTTTGGAGATCTGTCAGGGAATCTTGGACGAACAAT GTATAAATTCAAGTTCCAGATACCTTCGTACTTTTCTCTTGTAATTCGAAG CCTTGCTgtcttggaaggtattgcgaTCAGCTTTAATCCAAACTATAAAGTGTTGAGCAGTTCATACCCATGGATTGCGAGAAAAGTTCTCACTGACAACTCACCAAATCTTCGATCGACTTTGCAGACTCTTCTTTATAAG GATGGCGCTTTCCAAATTGACCGCCTGGAATCTTTATTAACTGAG TCGCTTAGGGCCAGAACAGAGCAGTCATTGGTCAGAAATCAGCAAGAAGATGTTGATAGTACGAGATATGCGATTAAGCAAGTCTTGTCATTCACACTCACTAAACAG GGTGCCTTTGTGAAGGATTTACTTCTTCAGGAGATTGCAAAG GGAATAGATGCACTTGGAGTAGCCACATTAAGCTCTGCAACATCTGCAGCGGCCTCCAGATTGCCATTTGCTGGTGGTCCATCCCCATCACCCTCACTGGACGACGAGGATGTCACTAACTTGAGAAATCTATATCGCCTTCTACTTTTATCTAAGGTTCCTCAGACGGAAAATTCATCTGCT ATTCCTGGAAATAACAGTACCATAGAGAAGGAAGGTGGTAGCACAAATGAAATTCCTCTTGCGCTATATGAAATGACATCTCTGCCAGAATTTTGGTCAGTTCTTTCCATCATTTCTGAG CTTCCACCGGAGTCCCAACATCAGTTGCTTCTCCTGCCAGCGGATTTAACTAATCGTGTTTTATCTCGGGCTTTTGCAAGAACCATTAGAAGaatgttcatataa
- the LOC133888113 gene encoding uncharacterized aarF domain-containing protein kinase At1g71810, chloroplastic isoform X4, whose protein sequence is MLLLPHRAAPAPALRGKPAVQATPPRRRPRRRPVQPPLATAPASVAVNSDEDAFTRCSGYLFEEGVATEVELPTAYDLPGIAAVYRRRPFLVLRRSLQIGTSFGRWFALRYLDRVNERSDDMFELRAAQLRRILLELGPAFVKIAQAVSSRPDVIPPAYLDELSLLQDRIAPFSTEVAFNIIENELGLPLDMIFSEISPEPVAAASLGQVYQARLLSNGKLVAVKVQRPGVQAAISLDIFILRFLAGFARKAAKLNTDLPAVLDEWASSLFREMDYRAEARNGLKFRELYGKFRDVLVPEMYLEQTRKRVLIMEWVEGEKLSEVRDQYLVEVGVYCSLSQLLEYGFYHADPHPGNLLRTIDGKLAYLDFGMMGEFRQELRDGFIEACLHLVNRDFDALAKDFITLGLLPPTSQKGEVTKALTGVFENAVNRGVQNISFGDLSGNLGRTMYKFKFQIPSYFSLVIRSLAVLEGIAISFNPNYKVLSSSYPWIARKVLTDNSPNLRSTLQTLLYKDGAFQIDRLESLLTESLRARTEQSLVRNQQEDVDSTRYAIKQVLSFTLTKQGAFVKDLLLQEIAKVNLTASNSLLDILCHEC, encoded by the exons ATGCTTCTCCTCCCCCACCGCGCAGCCCCCGCCCCCGCTCTGCGAGGGAAGCCAGCCGTGCAGGCCACACCACCAAGGCGTCGGCCTCGCCGGCGACCGGTGCAGCCTCCCCTCGCCACTGCGCCCGCTTCCGTCGCGGTCAACTCCGACGAGGACGCCTTCACCAGGTGCTCCGGGTACCTGTTCGAGGAGGGCGTGGCCACCGAGGTGGAGCTCCCCACTGCCTACGACCTCCCTGGCATCGCCGCCGTGTACCGCCGCCGCCCGTTCCTCGTGCTCCGGCGCTCGCTGCAGATCGGCACCTCCTTCGGACGGTGGTTCGCGCTGCGGTACCTCGACCGCGTCAACGAGCGCTCCGACGACATGTTCGAG CTTCGGGCGGCTCAGCTCAGGAGGATACTATTGGAACTTGGCCCG GCATTTGTGAAGATTGCGCAAGCAGTTTCATCACGACCG GACGTGATTCCACCTGCATACCTGGATGAACTCTCACTACTTCAGGACCGCATAGCACCATTTTCAACCGAGGTTGCTTTTAACATTATAGAAAATGAGCTTGGGCTGCCACTGGACATGATTTTCTCTGAGATATCACCAGAACCTGTTGCTGCTGCATCTCTTGGGCAG GTTTACCAGGCTAGGCTTCTTTCCAATGGGAAGCTCGTCGCTGTCAAAGTACAAAGACCTGGAGTTCAAGCAGCAATTTCATTGGATATCTTTATCTTGAGGTTCCTTGCTGGTTTTGCAAGGAAGGCTGCCAAGTTGAACACGGACCTTCCG GCAGTGCTTGACGAATGGGCATCAAGCCTATTTCGG GAGATGGATTATAGAGCAGAAGCAAGAAATGGACTTAAGTTCAG AGAATTGTATGGAAAATTTAGAGATGTGCTGGTTCCTGAAATGTATCTGGAACAGACTAGAAAGCGAGTCCTTATCATGGAATGGGTTGAG GGAGAAAAGTTGTCAGAAGTTAGAGATCAATATTTGGTTGAG GTTGGAGTATACTGTTCGCTTTCCCAGCTACTAGAATATGGATTTTATCATGCAGACCCACACCCCGGAAATCTTTTGCGTACAATTGATGGGAAGCTAGCCTACTTAG ATTTCGGAATGATGGGAGAATTCCGACAAGAACTTCGTGACGGATTTATCGAAGCTTGTCTTCATCTTGTTAACCGTGATTTTGATGCTTTAGCAAAAGATTTTATAACTCTTGG TTTGCTTCCTCCAACTTCTCAGAAGGGTGAAGTCACAAAGGCATTGACAG GTGTATTTGAGAATGCTGTTAACAGAGGAGTTCAAAATATAAGCTTTGGAGATCTGTCAGGGAATCTTGGACGAACAAT GTATAAATTCAAGTTCCAGATACCTTCGTACTTTTCTCTTGTAATTCGAAG CCTTGCTgtcttggaaggtattgcgaTCAGCTTTAATCCAAACTATAAAGTGTTGAGCAGTTCATACCCATGGATTGCGAGAAAAGTTCTCACTGACAACTCACCAAATCTTCGATCGACTTTGCAGACTCTTCTTTATAAG GATGGCGCTTTCCAAATTGACCGCCTGGAATCTTTATTAACTGAG TCGCTTAGGGCCAGAACAGAGCAGTCATTGGTCAGAAATCAGCAAGAAGATGTTGATAGTACGAGATATGCGATTAAGCAAGTCTTGTCATTCACACTCACTAAACAG GGTGCCTTTGTGAAGGATTTACTTCTTCAGGAGATTGCAAAG GTCAATCTAACAGCTTCGAATTCACTTTTGGACATTCTATGCCATGAATGCTGA